A portion of the Bacteroides faecium genome contains these proteins:
- the xerD gene encoding site-specific tyrosine recombinase XerD, giving the protein MEINEKKKKKEQQALIIRKYQQYLKLEKSLSPNTLDAYLTDLDKLMSFLILEEIDVLDVCLSDLQRFAAGLHDIGIHPRSQARILSGIKSFFRFLIMAEYLEADPSELLEGPKLGFKLPEVLTVEEIDRIISAVDRSKAEGQRNRAILETLYSCGLRVSELVNLKLSDLYFDEGFIKVEGKGSKQRLVPISPRAISEIKLYITDRNQIEVKKGHEDFVFVSQRRGKGLSRIMIFHMIKELAQKAGITKNISPHTFRHSFATHLLEGGANLRAIQCMLGHESIATTEIYTHIDRNMLRSEIIEHHPRNIKYRKEKESLFH; this is encoded by the coding sequence ATGGAAATCAACGAAAAAAAGAAGAAGAAGGAGCAACAAGCACTGATAATCAGGAAGTATCAGCAGTATCTCAAACTCGAAAAGTCCTTATCACCCAACACGCTGGATGCCTATCTCACGGATCTGGACAAACTGATGAGTTTTCTGATACTGGAAGAGATAGACGTACTAGATGTCTGCCTGTCTGACCTTCAACGCTTTGCAGCCGGACTGCACGACATAGGCATCCATCCCCGTTCACAAGCCCGCATCTTATCGGGAATCAAGTCATTCTTCCGTTTTCTCATCATGGCAGAGTATCTGGAGGCAGACCCCAGCGAGCTACTGGAAGGTCCTAAGCTTGGCTTCAAGCTCCCCGAAGTATTAACAGTAGAAGAAATCGACCGGATCATCTCCGCCGTTGACCGCAGCAAAGCCGAAGGACAACGGAACAGGGCCATTCTGGAAACATTATACAGTTGCGGACTTCGTGTTTCAGAACTTGTCAACCTCAAATTGTCCGATCTTTACTTCGACGAAGGCTTCATCAAAGTGGAAGGGAAGGGAAGCAAACAACGCCTTGTCCCCATCTCTCCCCGGGCAATTAGCGAAATAAAACTTTACATTACAGACCGTAACCAAATAGAAGTAAAGAAAGGGCACGAAGATTTCGTTTTCGTCAGCCAGCGGAGAGGCAAAGGACTTTCCCGAATCATGATCTTCCACATGATAAAAGAATTAGCGCAAAAGGCAGGCATAACCAAGAATATCAGTCCGCACACTTTCCGGCATTCCTTTGCCACTCATTTACTGGAAGGTGGTGCCAATTTGCGAGCCATTCAATGTATGCTTGGCCATGAGTCCATTGCAACCACCGAAATTTATACGCACATCGACCGTAACATGCTTCGTAGTGAGATTATTGAGCATCATCCCCGAAATATCAAGTATCGGAAAGAAAAAGAGTCGTTATTTCATTAA
- a CDS encoding tetratricopeptide repeat protein, which produces MTKKLYLPLLMAMIVALFSSCNKKMGPLSADYFTVTPQVLEAVGGKVPATINGKFPEKYFNKKAVVEVTPVLKWNGGEAKGQPATFQGEKVEGNDQSISYKMGGSYTMKTSFDYVPEMAKSELYLEFKATIGKKVVTIPAVKVADGVISTSELVNNTLGNANPALGEDAFQRIIKEKHDANIMFLIQQANIRSSELKTAKEFNKEVANVNEAANKKISNIEVSSYASPDGGVSLNTTLAENRESNTTKMLNKDLKKAKIEAPVDAKYTAQDWEGFQELVSKSNIQDKELILRVLSMYQDPAQREQEIKNISSVYKTLADEILPQLRRSRLTLNYEIIGKSDEEIAKLASSNPSELNIEELLYAATLTNDPAKQEVIYAQATKQFPNDYRAYNNLGKLAYQAGNIDKAESYFKKAASVNATPEVNMNLGLIALMKGDKAAAEASFGKAAGTKELGESMGNLYIAQGQYERAVNSFGDSKTNSAALAQILAKDYNKAKNTLANVERPDAYTDYLMAVLGARTNNSSMVTSSLKSAVAKDSSLAKKAATDLEFAKYFTNADFMSIVK; this is translated from the coding sequence ATGACTAAGAAGTTGTACTTGCCTTTACTCATGGCAATGATTGTTGCATTATTCTCTTCTTGCAACAAAAAAATGGGTCCACTGTCAGCTGATTACTTCACTGTTACTCCGCAGGTGTTGGAGGCAGTAGGAGGTAAAGTTCCTGCTACCATCAATGGTAAATTTCCTGAAAAGTATTTCAACAAGAAAGCTGTTGTAGAAGTTACTCCGGTTTTGAAATGGAATGGCGGCGAAGCTAAAGGCCAACCAGCTACTTTCCAAGGCGAAAAAGTAGAAGGTAACGATCAATCTATCTCTTACAAGATGGGTGGTAGCTACACAATGAAAACTTCTTTCGACTATGTTCCTGAAATGGCTAAGTCAGAATTGTACCTCGAATTTAAAGCTACTATCGGTAAGAAAGTGGTTACTATCCCTGCTGTGAAAGTAGCTGATGGTGTAATTTCTACTTCTGAGTTGGTGAACAATACATTAGGTAACGCAAACCCTGCACTGGGCGAAGACGCTTTCCAACGTATCATCAAAGAAAAGCACGATGCTAACATCATGTTCTTGATCCAACAAGCTAACATTCGTTCAAGCGAGTTGAAGACTGCTAAAGAATTCAACAAAGAAGTTGCTAACGTAAACGAAGCTGCCAACAAGAAGATCAGCAACATCGAAGTATCTTCATATGCTTCTCCTGATGGTGGTGTAAGCTTAAATACTACTCTTGCTGAAAACCGTGAAAGCAACACAACCAAGATGTTGAACAAAGACCTGAAGAAAGCAAAAATCGAAGCTCCGGTTGACGCTAAATATACTGCACAGGACTGGGAAGGTTTCCAAGAACTGGTTTCTAAATCCAACATCCAAGACAAAGAGTTGATTCTCCGCGTATTGTCAATGTACCAGGATCCTGCACAGAGAGAACAAGAAATCAAAAACATTTCTTCTGTTTACAAGACTTTGGCTGACGAAATCCTTCCTCAGTTGCGTCGTTCTCGTTTGACATTGAACTACGAAATCATCGGTAAGTCTGACGAAGAAATCGCTAAACTGGCTTCTTCTAATCCTTCAGAATTGAATATCGAAGAGTTGCTGTACGCTGCAACACTGACTAACGATCCTGCAAAACAAGAAGTTATCTACGCTCAGGCTACAAAACAATTCCCGAACGATTACCGCGCTTACAACAACTTGGGTAAATTAGCTTACCAGGCTGGTAACATTGACAAAGCAGAATCTTACTTCAAGAAAGCTGCCAGCGTAAACGCTACTCCTGAAGTTAACATGAACTTAGGTTTGATCGCTTTGATGAAGGGTGACAAAGCTGCTGCAGAAGCATCATTCGGTAAAGCTGCCGGAACTAAAGAACTTGGCGAATCTATGGGTAACCTGTACATCGCTCAAGGTCAATATGAAAGAGCAGTAAACTCATTCGGTGACTCTAAGACCAACAGTGCCGCTTTGGCTCAGATCCTTGCTAAGGACTACAACAAAGCTAAAAACACTTTGGCTAACGTAGAAAGACCGGATGCTTACACAGACTACCTGATGGCAGTTTTAGGTGCTAGAACTAACAATTCTTCTATGGTAACAAGCAGCTTGAAGAGCGCAGTTGCTAAAGATTCTTCATTAGCTAAGAAAGCAGCTACTGACCTGGAATTTGCAAAATACTTCACAAATGCAGATTTCATGAGCATCGTTAAATAA
- the aroQ gene encoding type II 3-dehydroquinate dehydratase, with product MKIQIINGPNINLLGKREPSIYGSVTFEDYLAELRKKYADVEIGYFQSNIEGEMIDCIQQTGFDVDGIILNAGAYTHTSIALQDAIRSVTAPVIEVHISNVHSREDFRHVSMIACACKGVICGFGLNSYRLALEALLENK from the coding sequence ATGAAGATACAAATTATTAATGGCCCGAATATTAATCTGTTGGGTAAGCGTGAACCTTCCATTTACGGAAGCGTTACATTTGAAGATTATCTGGCTGAACTTCGCAAAAAATATGCTGACGTGGAGATCGGCTATTTTCAATCGAACATTGAGGGAGAAATGATAGACTGCATTCAGCAAACAGGATTTGATGTGGATGGTATTATTCTGAATGCCGGCGCATATACGCATACTTCTATTGCTTTGCAGGATGCCATTCGCTCGGTGACGGCTCCGGTGATTGAGGTGCATATCTCTAATGTGCATAGCCGGGAGGATTTCCGGCATGTATCTATGATCGCTTGTGCTTGTAAAGGAGTGATTTGCGGCTTCGGGCTGAATTCATATCGTTTGGCTTTGGAAGCGTTGTTAGAGAATAAATAA
- a CDS encoding SusE domain-containing protein: MNKIMKLICLLFLASIVASCNKDPEYYTLETPADRMLLKASSADLTLEKEKENETAVTFTWNAAAQRGGADASIAYFFRMYMADLHSNVTNLYEIEAGERSISFTHNELNDILASWSILPGDKVTVEAEVIAQVNSSAQYLKPELSKTQLDVVGYDKNATAIYMVMVDDAGERTVRRMTEKVVGSGIYQSQAELKPCKYFFALSAESDYPCYMKGENGDNSLQYVAEAGDYEMLENTKSGTYTVITDLNMLDVSIIQLFSLPQNGIWIVGSACDAKWNLDDARSKCALENKDPRRPNLWAYTGNFYSKDGDNPSEFKLTLDFNWDAGKGLWFFAPYAAANPAVEHELGEMRVQNDGGDLKWTVASDGKYTLTVDLDQMKIYLDPAE, encoded by the coding sequence ATGAATAAGATAATGAAATTAATATGCTTGCTCTTTCTGGCATCGATAGTAGCGAGCTGTAATAAAGATCCGGAGTACTACACACTGGAAACGCCTGCAGACCGGATGCTATTAAAGGCTTCTTCTGCTGACCTTACTTTGGAGAAAGAGAAGGAGAACGAGACTGCGGTTACTTTTACGTGGAATGCTGCAGCACAGCGTGGTGGTGCTGACGCCAGTATTGCTTACTTCTTTAGAATGTATATGGCGGACTTACATTCCAATGTCACTAACTTATATGAAATTGAAGCTGGAGAACGTTCTATTAGCTTTACGCATAATGAGCTGAATGATATTTTGGCTTCTTGGAGCATACTTCCCGGAGATAAAGTTACTGTTGAGGCAGAGGTAATCGCTCAAGTGAATTCGTCTGCTCAGTATTTGAAACCGGAATTGTCGAAAACACAATTGGATGTGGTCGGGTATGATAAGAATGCTACTGCGATTTATATGGTGATGGTGGATGATGCCGGAGAAAGAACAGTTCGAAGAATGACGGAAAAAGTTGTCGGTTCGGGAATCTACCAGTCACAGGCAGAGTTGAAACCATGCAAGTACTTCTTTGCGCTTAGTGCGGAATCGGATTATCCATGTTACATGAAAGGCGAAAATGGAGATAACTCTTTGCAATATGTAGCGGAAGCTGGTGATTATGAGATGCTGGAGAATACAAAGAGCGGTACATATACGGTAATAACCGATTTGAATATGTTGGATGTGAGTATAATTCAATTGTTCTCTTTACCGCAGAATGGCATTTGGATTGTGGGTAGTGCGTGTGATGCAAAATGGAATCTTGACGATGCCCGTAGTAAGTGCGCACTTGAGAATAAGGATCCTCGCCGTCCGAATCTTTGGGCATATACTGGTAATTTCTACTCTAAGGATGGAGATAATCCATCTGAGTTTAAACTCACTTTGGATTTTAATTGGGATGCCGGTAAGGGGCTTTGGTTCTTTGCTCCTTATGCAGCGGCTAATCCGGCGGTAGAACATGAACTCGGTGAGATGAGAGTCCAAAATGATGGTGGTGACTTGAAATGGACCGTAGCATCGGACGGTAAATACACCTTGACAGTAGACCTTGACCAAATGAAGATATATCTGGATCCTGCCGAGTAA
- a CDS encoding TlpA disulfide reductase family protein, which translates to MKKSSILILIAICLSGCGKTSQKEVSIAGEIKGLGTDTLYLYGMDEIRDRIDTIFVKNDKFSYSTPIDTVTSAFLLIKNQTEYPIFLDKGNKIKIKGDISNPEVLTIDGNIYNQEFTAFQKELNELGTPSEQALEQKAEEFIKQHHSSFVSLYLLDKYFVQKESPDFNKIKKLIEVMTGILQDKLYIERLNESISQAEKTEIGKYAPFFSLPNAKGVKITRSSEDFKKKNLLINFWASWNDSASNYRSNSELKELYKKYKKNKYVGMLGISFDVDKEQWKDAIKRDTLDWEQVCDFGGLNSEVAKQYSVKQIPTNILLSADGKILAKNLRGEELKKKIEEVVSAAEEKDKKDNKKKK; encoded by the coding sequence ATGAAAAAGAGCAGCATTTTAATCCTTATAGCCATCTGTTTATCCGGTTGTGGCAAGACTTCCCAAAAAGAAGTGAGCATAGCCGGAGAAATCAAGGGACTGGGTACAGATACGCTTTATCTATATGGAATGGACGAGATACGTGACCGTATAGATACTATTTTTGTGAAAAACGATAAATTCTCTTATTCAACTCCGATAGATACGGTTACTTCAGCTTTTCTTCTCATCAAGAATCAGACTGAATACCCCATATTCCTTGATAAAGGAAATAAGATCAAGATTAAAGGAGACATCAGCAACCCCGAAGTTCTGACTATCGACGGGAATATATACAATCAAGAATTTACAGCTTTCCAGAAAGAACTAAATGAGCTGGGTACCCCGTCCGAACAAGCATTAGAACAAAAAGCGGAGGAATTTATAAAACAGCACCATTCTTCCTTTGTCAGTCTCTACCTTTTAGACAAATACTTTGTCCAAAAGGAGTCCCCCGATTTCAATAAGATAAAGAAGCTGATTGAAGTCATGACAGGTATATTGCAAGATAAACTTTATATCGAACGGCTGAACGAAAGCATCTCACAAGCGGAAAAAACGGAAATTGGGAAATATGCACCGTTCTTCAGCCTCCCCAATGCAAAAGGAGTAAAGATAACCCGTTCATCCGAAGATTTCAAAAAGAAAAATCTGCTAATCAACTTTTGGGCTTCCTGGAATGACAGTGCTTCCAACTACCGCAGTAACAGCGAGCTAAAAGAGCTCTATAAAAAATATAAGAAGAATAAGTATGTAGGCATGCTCGGCATTTCATTCGACGTAGACAAGGAACAATGGAAAGATGCCATCAAGCGTGATACACTGGACTGGGAACAAGTATGTGATTTCGGCGGACTTAACTCAGAAGTTGCCAAACAATACTCCGTCAAACAGATACCAACTAATATTCTCCTATCAGCAGACGGCAAGATTCTGGCAAAGAATCTTCGTGGAGAAGAGTTGAAAAAGAAAATCGAGGAAGTCGTTTCCGCGGCAGAAGAAAAAGACAAGAAAGACAACAAAAAGAAAAAATAA
- a CDS encoding glycoside hydrolase family 31 protein: protein MKKKLLLSLLCILQSFLFALQAQNTQRNIAYTDDNVRFTVISDGTLRLEYAPDGKFVDDRSHIAINRLYPQTDYKLKTRGGWVEITTSKMKMRYKKNSGQFTDKNLIITAAKEMLPFSWKPGMQQKGNLKGTYRTLDGMDGDTQTQTWVADTKKGDKLKLEDGLLATDGWTFIDDSQGLLFDDDKDWDWVKERPANGGQDWYFMAYGHDYKAALKDYTLFAGKVPLPPRYAFGYWWSRYWLYSDKEFRNLIDNFHTYQIPLDVLVVDMDWHYTEQGKGGWTGWTWNRDLFPDPKGFLGYLKQNDVKITLNLHPADGVASYEEKYPGLAKDMGVDPQSKQTIPWINSDKKFIKNMFKNVLTPMEKDGVDFWWLDWQQGIYDPKVKNLSNTWWINYAFFSQMEKNRDTRPMLYHRWGGLGNHRYQVGFSGDAVVSWKSLDFQPYFNSTASNVLYGYWSHDLGGHIGESIDPEMYTRWLQFGALSPIMRTHSQKSAGLNKEPWVFNKEYCDILRKTIRQRYEMAPYIYTMARKGYDEGLSLCRPMYYDYPESKEAYEFRSEYMFGDDILVAPATAPAKDGYVQVRAWLPEGEWYEMHTGTLLKGGQVVERPFAIDEYPIYVKAGAVLPMYTSKVMNLNGNDEEVVITVFPGGNGTSSFSFYEDNGNDKNYASEYAVTKLAASRQGQEQTIVIGKREGQYQNMPASRSFKVKVLSSLVPQSVTVNGQPAKYEYLGEEFALSVDLPVLSCDQEKVIKIVYPAETADMNGLLGASRRVAKSMEQLKYRDSYICFKEEFGKMGSLSEAITYSPEKISSLVSDFWKSYHEFPEVLKRQGVNDDNKAWFLQSICWK from the coding sequence ATGAAAAAGAAATTACTACTGAGTTTGCTCTGTATTTTACAAAGTTTTCTATTTGCATTGCAAGCACAAAACACACAACGGAATATCGCATATACGGATGATAACGTGAGATTCACAGTCATCTCCGATGGAACTCTCCGCTTGGAATATGCTCCGGATGGGAAATTTGTGGATGACAGGTCCCATATCGCTATCAATCGTCTGTATCCTCAAACGGATTACAAGTTAAAAACAAGAGGTGGATGGGTTGAAATAACGACTTCTAAGATGAAGATGCGTTATAAGAAAAACAGCGGACAGTTCACGGATAAGAACTTAATCATCACCGCTGCTAAAGAAATGCTGCCTTTTTCCTGGAAACCCGGTATGCAACAGAAGGGTAACTTGAAAGGTACTTATCGTACATTGGATGGCATGGACGGTGATACGCAGACACAGACTTGGGTGGCGGACACAAAGAAGGGTGATAAACTGAAACTGGAAGATGGTCTGCTGGCTACAGACGGCTGGACTTTCATTGATGACTCACAAGGGCTTCTGTTTGATGATGATAAGGATTGGGATTGGGTGAAAGAGCGTCCGGCTAATGGTGGGCAGGACTGGTACTTCATGGCTTATGGGCATGATTATAAAGCGGCTCTGAAAGATTATACCCTTTTTGCCGGAAAAGTGCCATTGCCGCCCCGCTATGCGTTCGGTTACTGGTGGTCACGCTATTGGTTGTATTCTGATAAGGAATTCCGCAACCTGATTGACAATTTCCATACGTATCAGATTCCTTTGGATGTATTGGTCGTAGATATGGACTGGCACTATACGGAACAAGGAAAAGGCGGCTGGACTGGTTGGACCTGGAACAGAGACTTATTCCCGGATCCGAAGGGATTCCTCGGATACCTCAAACAAAATGACGTGAAAATAACCCTCAACCTGCACCCGGCAGATGGAGTGGCTTCTTATGAAGAGAAATATCCCGGACTGGCAAAGGACATGGGAGTTGACCCTCAGTCCAAACAGACGATTCCATGGATAAACTCAGATAAGAAGTTTATCAAGAATATGTTCAAGAATGTATTGACTCCGATGGAGAAAGACGGAGTTGATTTCTGGTGGCTGGATTGGCAGCAAGGGATATATGACCCGAAAGTGAAGAATTTGAGTAATACCTGGTGGATCAATTACGCATTCTTCAGCCAAATGGAAAAGAACAGGGATACGCGTCCGATGCTGTACCATCGTTGGGGCGGTTTGGGAAATCACCGTTATCAGGTTGGTTTCTCTGGGGATGCGGTTGTGTCATGGAAATCATTGGATTTTCAGCCTTATTTCAACTCTACGGCTTCTAATGTATTGTATGGCTATTGGAGCCATGACTTGGGCGGACATATCGGCGAAAGTATCGATCCGGAAATGTACACTCGTTGGCTGCAGTTCGGAGCTTTAAGCCCGATTATGCGTACACACTCTCAAAAGAGTGCCGGTTTGAATAAGGAACCGTGGGTGTTTAACAAAGAGTATTGTGATATTCTTCGTAAGACAATCCGGCAGCGTTATGAGATGGCTCCGTATATTTACACAATGGCTCGTAAAGGGTATGATGAAGGATTGTCACTTTGTCGGCCGATGTACTATGACTATCCGGAAAGTAAAGAGGCTTATGAATTCCGCAGTGAATATATGTTTGGAGATGATATTCTGGTTGCTCCCGCTACGGCTCCGGCAAAGGATGGTTATGTACAGGTGCGTGCATGGTTGCCCGAAGGTGAGTGGTATGAAATGCATACCGGTACTTTGCTGAAAGGCGGTCAGGTTGTGGAACGTCCTTTTGCTATCGACGAATATCCGATTTATGTAAAAGCAGGCGCTGTATTGCCAATGTACACAAGCAAAGTAATGAACTTGAATGGCAATGATGAAGAAGTTGTAATTACTGTATTCCCCGGTGGAAATGGGACGTCTTCCTTTAGTTTCTACGAGGATAATGGAAACGATAAGAATTATGCGTCAGAATATGCTGTGACCAAACTGGCGGCTTCCCGCCAGGGACAGGAACAAACAATTGTTATCGGTAAGCGTGAAGGACAATATCAGAATATGCCTGCTTCCCGTTCTTTTAAAGTGAAAGTGCTTTCATCGCTTGTTCCGCAATCCGTCACCGTCAACGGACAACCTGCAAAATACGAGTACTTGGGTGAAGAATTTGCCCTTTCTGTTGATTTGCCGGTTTTGTCTTGCGATCAGGAAAAGGTCATTAAAATAGTTTATCCTGCGGAAACGGCTGATATGAACGGTTTATTGGGCGCATCGAGACGAGTTGCCAAATCTATGGAGCAGTTGAAATATCGTGATTCATATATTTGCTTTAAAGAAGAATTTGGCAAGATGGGAAGCCTTAGCGAAGCGATAACTTATTCACCGGAAAAAATATCTTCCCTGGTTTCCGATTTCTGGAAAAGTTATCATGAATTTCCGGAAGTTCTGAAACGCCAAGGCGTGAATGACGATAATAAAGCATGGTTCTTGCAGTCTATTTGCTGGAAATAA
- a CDS encoding family 43 glycosylhydrolase: MYMQNIIALGMISLFTWGCGNSDKQKGETVQTPLVDKVWYSNPVIDSDNPDPTVIKAEDGYFYLYATGGNTWIHKSKDLVHWTYVSGAYEEDKKPSWEPDAGIWAPDINYIDGKYVMYYSLSKWGGGETCGIGVSVSDKPEGPFTDQGKLFRSNEIGVHNSIDPFYIEDNGKKYLFWGSWYGIWGVELSEDGLSLKGGIENAKATKVQVAANTGNTNAYEGSYILKRDDYYYLFCSTGTCCEGANSTYQTVVCRSTNLFGPYLNKAGEDMNDNKHTVLIHRNDAFLGTGHNAEIVQDDEGKDWILYHAYRTADPSLGRVVLLDRVYWDDNGWPYLVGDGPVVKAEAPVFKNNK, from the coding sequence ATGTATATGCAAAATATAATCGCGCTTGGAATGATTTCCCTATTCACTTGGGGGTGCGGTAATAGCGACAAGCAGAAAGGTGAAACGGTACAAACTCCGTTGGTAGACAAAGTGTGGTATTCAAATCCGGTTATAGACTCCGACAATCCGGACCCGACAGTGATAAAGGCGGAAGATGGATATTTCTATCTGTACGCCACCGGAGGCAACACGTGGATACATAAATCCAAGGATTTGGTGCACTGGACTTATGTGAGTGGTGCCTATGAGGAAGATAAGAAGCCGTCATGGGAGCCGGACGCTGGTATCTGGGCGCCGGATATTAACTACATCGATGGTAAATATGTAATGTACTACTCTTTGTCCAAATGGGGCGGTGGAGAAACTTGTGGTATTGGAGTTTCCGTTTCGGATAAACCGGAAGGGCCGTTTACAGACCAGGGCAAGCTGTTTCGGAGCAATGAAATTGGCGTACACAACAGTATCGACCCTTTCTATATTGAAGATAACGGCAAGAAGTATCTTTTCTGGGGAAGTTGGTATGGTATTTGGGGAGTTGAACTGAGTGAGGACGGTCTTTCGCTGAAAGGTGGAATAGAGAATGCGAAAGCAACAAAAGTTCAAGTTGCTGCCAATACCGGAAACACCAATGCTTACGAAGGATCATATATATTGAAAAGAGACGATTATTATTACTTATTCTGCTCTACCGGTACTTGTTGTGAAGGTGCGAATAGTACTTATCAGACGGTAGTATGCCGTTCTACGAATCTTTTTGGTCCTTATCTTAATAAAGCCGGTGAAGATATGAACGACAACAAGCATACGGTATTGATACATAGAAATGATGCATTCCTGGGTACAGGGCACAATGCTGAAATAGTACAGGATGATGAAGGTAAAGATTGGATACTCTATCACGCTTATCGCACTGCCGATCCGTCTTTGGGTCGCGTAGTCTTGCTTGACAGAGTGTATTGGGATGACAACGGATGGCCTTATCTCGTAGGGGATGGTCCGGTTGTAAAGGCGGAAGCGCCCGTTTTTAAGAATAATAAGTAA
- a CDS encoding YifB family Mg chelatase-like AAA ATPase, producing the protein MLIKVFGAAVQGIDATLITIEVNSSRGCMFYLVGLPDSAVKESHQRIISALQVNGYKMPTSNLVVNMAPADIRKEGSAYDLPLAIGLLGASGTISSEKFSRYLLMGELSLDGSIQPIKGALPIAIKAREDGFEGLIIPQQNAREAAVVNQLKVYGVSNIKEVIEFFNNERELEPTIVNTREEFYAQQSNFEFDFADVKGQENVKRALEVAAAGGHNIIMVGAPGSGKSMMAKRLPSILPPLSLGESLETTKIHSVAGKLNRNSSLITQRPFQSPHHTISQSAMVGGGSFPQPGEISLAHNGILFLDELPEFSKNVLEVLRQPLEDRRITISRVKSSVDYPASFTLVASMNPCPCGYYNHPTKACVCSPGQVQKYLNKISGPLLDRIDIQIEIIPVPFDKISDQRRGESSASIRERVIKARQIQEKRYTGCSGIYCNAQMNSKLLSLYARPDDKGLALLKNAMERLNLSARAYDRILKVARTIADLEESEQILPSHLAEAISYRNLDRENWAG; encoded by the coding sequence GTGTTAATTAAAGTATTCGGAGCGGCTGTTCAAGGTATTGATGCAACACTCATCACAATCGAAGTAAACAGCTCGCGTGGCTGTATGTTCTATCTCGTCGGCCTTCCGGATTCTGCGGTCAAAGAAAGCCACCAACGTATTATTTCCGCTTTGCAGGTCAATGGTTACAAGATGCCGACCAGTAACTTGGTCGTCAACATGGCACCGGCAGATATCCGCAAAGAAGGTTCAGCCTACGACTTACCACTTGCTATCGGTCTGCTAGGCGCCAGCGGAACCATATCATCCGAGAAATTCTCCCGCTACTTACTAATGGGAGAGCTAAGTCTCGACGGAAGCATACAACCCATCAAAGGAGCACTCCCCATTGCCATCAAAGCTAGAGAAGATGGTTTTGAAGGATTAATTATCCCACAGCAGAACGCACGTGAAGCCGCTGTTGTCAATCAACTGAAAGTCTACGGAGTCAGCAATATCAAAGAAGTTATTGAATTCTTCAATAACGAACGAGAATTAGAGCCGACCATTGTCAATACACGGGAAGAGTTCTACGCCCAACAAAGTAACTTTGAGTTTGATTTCGCCGATGTAAAAGGGCAGGAGAATGTAAAAAGGGCATTGGAAGTAGCCGCTGCCGGCGGACATAATATAATTATGGTAGGTGCTCCGGGAAGCGGAAAATCAATGATGGCTAAACGGCTACCGTCTATCCTCCCCCCACTCTCGCTGGGAGAAAGTCTTGAAACGACCAAGATACACTCGGTAGCCGGAAAGTTGAACCGGAACTCTTCGTTAATAACCCAACGTCCGTTTCAATCTCCCCACCATACAATCTCGCAATCTGCAATGGTAGGTGGCGGCAGCTTTCCCCAACCGGGAGAAATAAGCCTGGCTCATAACGGGATTTTATTTCTTGACGAACTCCCGGAATTTTCTAAAAACGTACTCGAAGTACTACGACAGCCACTGGAAGACAGACGAATCACCATCTCACGTGTAAAAAGCAGTGTAGACTATCCTGCCAGTTTCACATTGGTAGCTTCGATGAATCCTTGCCCTTGCGGATATTACAATCACCCCACGAAGGCTTGCGTATGTAGCCCCGGACAGGTACAGAAATACTTAAATAAGATTTCCGGCCCTTTGCTTGACAGGATTGATATTCAGATTGAAATCATCCCGGTCCCTTTTGATAAGATTTCCGACCAACGAAGAGGAGAATCCAGCGCATCCATCCGCGAACGGGTCATCAAAGCCCGCCAGATACAGGAGAAGCGTTATACCGGATGCTCCGGCATCTATTGTAATGCACAGATGAACAGTAAGTTACTATCACTATATGCCCGCCCGGATGACAAGGGACTCGCCTTACTGAAAAATGCAATGGAACGGCTCAATCTCTCTGCCCGCGCATACGACCGGATACTAAAGGTGGCACGGACTATTGCCGATTTAGAGGAAAGCGAACAAATACTTCCCTCCCATTTGGCAGAAGCCATAAGTTATCGGAATCTGGATAGGGAGAACTGGGCAGGATAG